TGCGCTGGAACGTCATCGCGTTCGCCCCGGTGGGCGAGGGATCAGGAGGGATCAGGACGCCGTCTCGGAGGAGGTCGTGGAACGCTGCTCCCCCAGCCCGGCCCTCACCCAGTCGAGCAGTCCGGGCATCGCCGCCTCGATCATCTCCAGTACCCCGTCGAAACCGCGTTCGCCGCCGAAGTAGGGGTCCGGCACCTCGGCCCACTCGTCCGACTTCGGGTCGAAGGAGCGCAGCAGCCGGGCGCGGTCGGGGTTGTTGATCGCGTCGCGGATCACGCGCAGGTGCCCCGCGTCCATTGCCAGCAGCAGGTCCGCGCCGAGGTGGTGCTCGTCGAGCTGGGCGGCGGTGTGCTCGGTCGGGTAGCCGTGGTCGGCCAGCACCGCGCTGGTGCGCGGATCCGCGGACTCCCCCACGTGCCAGGGACCGGTCCCGGCGCTGGAGACCTCGACCCGGTCGGCCAGGCCCGCGCGTCGCAGGTGTTCACCGAACACCAGCGCGGCCATGGGGGATCGGCAGATGTTGCCGGTGCAGACGAACGACACGTGGAAGGGCTTGGTGGTGGAATCGAATGTCACGTCCCCAGTGTCCCGCCGGGCGACCTCGCTCCGGCGCCGGGTTCCGGGCCCGACGTGACGTTGCGTGGCACCTCCGCCACGCTTCCGTGGCGCTCTCGGCGGCGAACCGGCGCCTGTCCGGCGCCGCGCTCCCGGTGGCTAGACTGCCGGGGATGACTCGCCGGGACGACAGGGAGATGTTGCGCCACCACGGTGACGTG
The nucleotide sequence above comes from Actinopolyspora erythraea. Encoded proteins:
- a CDS encoding low molecular weight protein-tyrosine-phosphatase, translated to MTFDSTTKPFHVSFVCTGNICRSPMAALVFGEHLRRAGLADRVEVSSAGTGPWHVGESADPRTSAVLADHGYPTEHTAAQLDEHHLGADLLLAMDAGHLRVIRDAINNPDRARLLRSFDPKSDEWAEVPDPYFGGERGFDGVLEMIEAAMPGLLDWVRAGLGEQRSTTSSETAS